Sequence from the Pseudomonas frederiksbergensis genome:
CGCAATGAACAGCGCAGGATCGAAGTAGGGTGGGTATTTGATCAGCTCCATTAATCGCGCCGGCAAGATATTGTTGCCCATGTAGGCCGGTGGTTCGCCGTCGGCACGCTTGGGCGCCGGGTTGTCGAGGGAGGCGATGAAGTCCGCCATGGAGGTGGAGCGGAAGTCCCGCTCGGTGGAGAAGGTTTTCTTCACGTAATCGCCATGGCGTGTGATGCCTTGCAGCTCGGCGAAATGCTCCAGGGTTTCTTCGCGGCTGAGCTTGAACAACGGCCAATCCTGCAGCGCATCGCTGATGACCACCGGAATCCCATGGGGCAGATAACGCGCCTGGAACGCTTGCACCGACAGCTCGCTGCGCGGCCGACGCTCCACGCTGCGTTGGGTGGGCAGGCTGGCGGTGAGGGTTTCGCTGAAGCGCGACGGGGTGGGGTAGCGCTTGTTCATGTCGACCTTTTCCACCGGGCGACTGCCATGGCGCGCATGGTCGATGATCTGCGGCAGCAAGGTCGCCAGCCCCATGTTGCCGCCAATCTTCAAACGACCGCTGGCGAACAGTTCCTCGACATTGGCCTGGCCGGCCATGATCCCGAGAAAATCCTTTTCCGCCACTTCAATGGTGACGTCGGGGCTGGCGTGGCGGCCAGCCTGGGTGTGGCTGCTGGCCTTGACCTCGGACCAGAACGCCTGGTGCGGGCCGAACACGAATTGGAAAACGCCTTCGATACCAACGGCGCCGGCATTGGCGAACAGCTTGCCCAGAATGGTTTGCAGGTCCACGGCGGTCACTCTTGCGGTTTTTGGTCTAGCAGGTAACGAGGGCCGTGACCGGAAATTTAGCCCTCGCCGCCGACCGTCGCCCTAGCGTGTCGCGACGATGAAAATCCTTGGAAACGGCAGCAGGACCGAACCATCGTCCAGGGTCGGATAGGCCTGTTCGATGGCCTTGAGATACTGCTCCAGGTATTGCTCGCGCTGTGCTGCGTCCAGCGGTTCGAGGAACGGACGCAAGCCGCTGCCCTTGAACCATTCGACGATACCCGAAGCGCCGCCGGCCAGTGGATGATGATAAGTGGTGCGCCACACATCGACCCGGCTGCAATGGGACTTGAGGATCGAATAATAGGTGCTGGCGTCCTCTACCTCGGTCCGCGAATCAGCCGCCCCGGCCAGTTGGCTTGCCCAGGGGCCATCGGCGGCGATGTCCCGCATCAAGCGATGGGACGGCTGGTGCAGCGTATCGGGCATCTGGATCGCCAGGCTGCCACCCGGCGCGAGTTTGTCCACCAGCGACGGCAGCAAGGTGGCGTGGTCTGGCAGCCATTGCAGTACGGCGTTGGCGAAGATCACATCGAAGGGGCCGCTTTCGTGCCATCGGCCAATGTCTGCGGTGGCAAATGTCACGTTGGGCAAGCGCTTGCGGGCGGCTTCGACCATGTCGGCGGAACTGTCCAGGCCACGCACCGTTGCGTCGGGGAAGTGGTGCACCAACAGTTCGGTGGAGTTGCCGGGGCCGCAGCCCAGGTCGATCACTTGCCGCGCCTGCATCGGCGGGATCGCCGCCAGCAGATCCCGGGACGGGCGGGTGCGCTCCTCTTCGAAAGCGACATATTGTTGGGCGGACCAGCTCATTGTGTTCTCCTTGAGGGCAGACCAAAGCCATGGGGCGTGAAGTATAAGGTGCATCCGGGGCAGAGGCCGGTGACTAATTCTTCGCAGCCTGGCCTCGTTATTCTTTTTATACAAACGATCGGAGAAAACCGCAGTGACCCAACTGACCCTGCTGTGCCTGCCGTATTCCGGCGCCAGCGCGATGGTGTACAGCCGTTGGCGGCGCAAGGTGCCACAGTGGCTGACGGTGCAGCCCGTGGAATTGCCGGGGCGCGGGGCACGTTTCGCCGAACCGCTGCACACCGACATGGGGCCATTGGCCAGGCAACTGGCGCGCGAATTGTACCCGACGCTCAAGGCTCCGTACGCGGTGTTCGGTCACAGCCTGGGTGCGCTGCTGGCCTGCGAGATCGCCCATGCCCTGCGCGAGCTGGGCTGCCCGGAACCGGTGGCGCTGTTCGCCTCCGGCACTGCGGCGCCAACGATGCGCGCCGACTATGATCGCGGCTTCGCCGAGCCGAAAACCGATGCCGAACTGATCGATCAACTGCGCACCCTCAACGGCACCAGCGAAGAAGTGTTGGCCAACGCAGAGTTGATGGCCCTGACCTTGCCCGTGCTGCGGGCGGACTTCCTGCTTTGCGGGCGCTACCAGCCACGGCTTCGGCCTGTGCTCAACTGTCCCTTGCATGTGCTCGGCGGCACTGCGGACAAGGCCACCACCGAACAGTTGATTGGCTGGAGCCGGGAAACCTGCGGCAGCTTTTCGGTGGACATGTTGGCCGGTGGGCACTTTTTCATCCATGAACACGAAGCCCGGGTGCTGCGGCTGATCAAGGATCAATTGAGCGTGCACCATCGGCGGCATGGGTTGGCCATCAGCGCCTAGCCCATTCAATACCTTTTTTTGTGGCGAGGCGGGAGCAAGCTCCCTCGCCACGGGTTTGTTCCCTCTCGATAGTGATTCCCAATCGCTAATTTTTCCGGTTTGCATTCGTTTCATAGGGACGACATGCCTTTGTGCCTTGTGCCCACTGATTCCGGATACCCAGAAATGAATGCTGAAAACGCCTTGAAACTTGCTCGCCGGTTTATCGGGTTGCCTTTGGACAAGCGCCAGATGTTCCTGGCGGCGCTGGACAAGGAGGGCGTGGATTTCAGCAGCTTTCCCATCCCCCAGGGCGTCGAAGCCGAGGATCGCCAGGCGCTGTCCTATGCCCAGCGGCGCATGTGGTTTCTCTGGCAATTGGACCCGGAAAGTGGCGCCTACAACCTGCCGGGGGCGGTGCGGCTTAGAGGCGTATTGAGCCTGTCGGCGCTGGAACAGGCTTTCGCCAGCCTGGTGGCGCGGCATGAAACCCTGCGCACGGTGTTCCAGCGCCAGGCCGACGACAGCCTCTTGCAAGTGCCCACTGATGCGCCGTTGGTGATCGAACAACAGGACCTCAGCGGCTTGCCGGCAGACGATCGCGAGCAAGCGGTGCGCCAGGCTGCGCAAGCACAATCGATGCGGCCATTCGATTTGTCCTGCGGCCCCTTGCTGCGGGTCGAGCTGCTCAAGCTCGATGCACAGGAACACGTGCTGCTGCTGACCTTGCACCACATCGTCTCCGATGGCTGGTCGATGAACGTGCTGATCGAAGAATTCATCCGCTGCTACGACGCCCATGAAGCCGGCATGCCGCCGCAACTGGCCGACTTGCCGATCCAATACAGCGACTATGCGCTGTGGCAGCGCCGTTGGCTGGAGGCCGGCGAGCAGGCGCGGCAACTGGCGTACTGGCAGGCGCAGTTGGGCGATGAGCATCCGGTGTTGGAGTTGCCGACCGACCACTCGCGCCCGGCCATGCCCAGCTATCGCGGCAGCCGCTATGAATTTGCCATCGAGCCGGGGTTGGCGGAGCAACTGCGCAGCGCCGCCCAGCAGCATGGCGTCACGCTGTTCATGCTGCTGCTCGGCGCGTTCGACGTGCTGTTGCATCGCTACAGCGGGCAATCCGACATTCGTGTCGGCGTGCCGATCGCAAACCGCAACCGGGATGAAATCGAAGGCCTGATCGGTTTCTTCGTCAACACCCAAGTGCTGCGTACCGAACTGGATGGCCAGACCCGGGTCGACGAGTTGCTGCGCCGGGTCAAGGAGACCGCGCTCGGTGCCCAGGCCCATCAGGACTTGCCCTTCGAACGCCTGGTCGAGGCATTGAAGCTCGAACGCAGCCTCAGCCATACGCCGCTGTTCCAAGTGATGTACAACCATCAACCCCACGTGGCGGACGTCACCACGATCCGAACGGCGTCCGGCCTGGAACTGGGGATGATCGAGTGGCAGGCGCGCACCACCCAGTTCGACTTGACCCTCGACACCTATGAAAAAGCCGGCACGTTGCACGCCGCGCTGACTTACGCCGACGATCTGTTCGAAGCGCCGACCATCGCGCGCATGGCGCGGCATTGGCTGCGGTTGCTCACCGCGATGATTGCCGATCCGTCCCGGCGTGTCGGCGAGCTGCCGCTGCTTGATGCCGACGAGCATGCCACGTTGGTGCAGGGCTGGAATGCCACGGCTCAACGCTACCCGACCGAGCTGTGCCTGCATCAACTGATCGAAGCCCAGGTGGCGCGCACCCCGGACGCCCCGGCGTTGGTGTTTGGCGAACAAAGCCTGAGTTATGCAGCGCTCGATGCCCGCGCCAACCGCCTGGCTCACTTGCTGCGGGGGCGCGGTGTGCGAGCGGACAGCCTGGTGGGCATCTGCATTGAGCGTTCGGTGGAGATGGTGGTCGGCCTGCTGGCGATCCACAAGGCCGGCGGCGCCTACGTGCCGCTGGACCCGGAGTACCCGCAGGATCGCCTGGCCTACATGATCGAGGACAGCGGCATCAGCTTGCTGCTGACCCAGCGTTCGCTGTCGGCGGGGCTGCCGACCGAGGGAATCGAGGTCATCGCGCTCGACCAACCGGACGGTTGGCTCGACGGTTACCGCGACAGTCGCCTCGATGTGATGATCGACCCGCTGAACCTCGCCTATGTCATCTACACCTCAGGCTCGACCGGCAAACCCAAGGGCGCCGGCAACAGCCACGCCGCACTGGTCAATCGCCTGTGCTGGATGCAACAAGCGTATGGCCTGGACGGCAGCGACGCGGTGTTGCAGAAAACCCCGTTCAGTTTCGACGTGTCGGTGTGGGAATTTTTCTGGCCGCTGATGACCGGGGCGCGACTGGTGGTGGCTGCGCCGGGCGCCCATCGTGATCCGCGACAACTGATCGACACCATCAACCGTCATGGCATCAGCACGCTGCACTTCGTGCCGTCGATGCTGCAAGCGTTCATCCATGAGCCGGGCGTGAACACCTGCGAAGGCCTCAAGCGCATCGTCTGCAGCGGTGAAGCGTTGCCGCTGGATGCGCAGCAGCACGTCTTTGCCACACTGCCAAACGCCGCGCTCTATAACCTGTACGGTCCGACCGAAGCGGCCATCGACGTAACCCATTGGACGTGCGTTGACGAAGGCGCCGATTGCGTGCCGATCGGCCAGCCCATCGCCAACCTGCGCACCCATGTGCTCGACGCCGATCTGTCGCCGGTGCCGTGGGGCGTGGCGGGCGAGTTGTACTTGGGCGGGGCGGGGCTGGCGCGCAGTTATCACCGGCGTCCGGCGCTGACCGCCGAGCGTTTCGTGCCGTGCCCATTCCATGACGGCGCACGCCTGTACCGCACCGGCGACCGCGTGCGCCAGCGCGCCGACGGCGTGATCGAATACCTTGGTCGCCTCGACCATCAGGTCAAGCTGCGCGGCCTGCGCATCGAGCTCGGCGAAATCGAAACTCGCCTCGTGCAGCATCCGCTGGTGCGCGAGGCCGTGGTGCTGGTGCAGGACGGCAAGCATCTGGTGGGCTACCTGGTGCTGGAAAACGGCGACGCGCACGAGCAGTGGCCACAGGACGTCAAGGCCTGGCTGCTGGCCGGCCTGCCGGAATACATGGTGCCGACCTACCTGATGCCATTGGCCAGCCTGCCGGTGACCGCCAACGGCAAGCTCGATCGCAAGGCCCTGCCACAACCAGACGCCGCGCCCCGGCAAGCGTTCGTCGCTCCGCAAGATGCACTGCAAACCGCCTTGGCGGAAATCTGGCAGGACGTGCTCGGGGTAGAGCGCGTCGGCCTCGAAGACAATTTCTTCGAACTGGGCGGCGACTCGATTATTTCCATTCAAGTGGTGAGCCGCGCGCGGCAGGCCGGTATTCGTATCCACCCCCGCGACCTGTTCCAATACCAGACCGTGCGCAGCCTGGCGCTGGTCGCCCGCCACGACAACCACAGTGTCCTGGACCAAGGGCCGGTCACTGGCGATGCCGTGCTCGGGCCGATCCAGCAGCAGTTTTTCGCCCAGGCGATGCAGGCCCGCGAGCACTGGAACCAATCGCTGTTGCTGAGTCCACGCGAACCGCTGGATGCACAACGGCTCGACGCGGCTTTGACCTGCGTCATCAACCACCATGACGCCTTGCGGCTGCGCTTTGTCGAAGACTCCGGCGCTTGGCGGCAGAGCCATGGGCCGCTGTTGCAAAGCGCCGACCTGTGGCAACGCGATGCCCGATCCGCCGAGCAGTTGGACGCGCTGTGCGATGAGGCGCAGCGTAGCCTGGACCTGCGAGACGGGCCGCTGGTGCGCGCCATGCTGGTGAACCTGGCCGACGGCAGCCAGCGACTGGCGCTGGTCATCCATCACCTGGTGGTGGATGGCGTGTCGTGGCGACTGTTGCTGGAAGATCTGCAGCAGGCCTACGAACAACTGGCGGCGGGGGGCGGCGTTACGTTGCCGGCCAAGACCAGCGCCTTCAAGAGTTGGACTGCGCGGCTGATGGC
This genomic interval carries:
- the tam gene encoding trans-aconitate 2-methyltransferase, with amino-acid sequence MSWSAQQYVAFEEERTRPSRDLLAAIPPMQARQVIDLGCGPGNSTELLVHHFPDATVRGLDSSADMVEAARKRLPNVTFATADIGRWHESGPFDVIFANAVLQWLPDHATLLPSLVDKLAPGGSLAIQMPDTLHQPSHRLMRDIAADGPWASQLAGAADSRTEVEDASTYYSILKSHCSRVDVWRTTYHHPLAGGASGIVEWFKGSGLRPFLEPLDAAQREQYLEQYLKAIEQAYPTLDDGSVLLPFPRIFIVATR
- a CDS encoding cupin-like domain-containing protein; its protein translation is MDLQTILGKLFANAGAVGIEGVFQFVFGPHQAFWSEVKASSHTQAGRHASPDVTIEVAEKDFLGIMAGQANVEELFASGRLKIGGNMGLATLLPQIIDHARHGSRPVEKVDMNKRYPTPSRFSETLTASLPTQRSVERRPRSELSVQAFQARYLPHGIPVVISDALQDWPLFKLSREETLEHFAELQGITRHGDYVKKTFSTERDFRSTSMADFIASLDNPAPKRADGEPPAYMGNNILPARLMELIKYPPYFDPALFIAPRIWIGPKGTLTPLHRDDTDNLFAQVWGQKTFTLAAPHHREALGTWSTAPQGGLDGCDFNPDAPDYGRFPKARDVTFMRVTLEAGDLLFLPEGWFHQVESVSTSLSVNFWVNSGRGW
- a CDS encoding thioesterase II family protein, producing MTQLTLLCLPYSGASAMVYSRWRRKVPQWLTVQPVELPGRGARFAEPLHTDMGPLARQLARELYPTLKAPYAVFGHSLGALLACEIAHALRELGCPEPVALFASGTAAPTMRADYDRGFAEPKTDAELIDQLRTLNGTSEEVLANAELMALTLPVLRADFLLCGRYQPRLRPVLNCPLHVLGGTADKATTEQLIGWSRETCGSFSVDMLAGGHFFIHEHEARVLRLIKDQLSVHHRRHGLAISA